The nucleotide sequence TGTACACAAGAACTATCAAAATGACCTAGGTCATAGTAGACACAATCTTAGGAAAGTTAATGATGGCATGTTGGAACCAAAGGTTTTTTATTGATTGGTTGTCTAATATGGATGAGTATTTCTGTTAAGGTGCCGTAGCCAAAGATGATTACCATTCGGACACTGTCGAATTAATGTTAGGATATGATACAGGAGGAAGCACCATAGATGCAGGCTGTGCGGTTCCTTTAATGGTAAGAGGATGACAACCATCTATTTGGGATTTGATTGACAAATGGCTTAACCAGTTCACCTGAAGTGTTGCTGGAAATGGGTTTAGGAGCAACATTATGAAAGGGTTCAGCATCTATTGTTCCAAGCCAACCTCGACTAGTGTTTTCAGGTGGCAAATTCAAATCAGGATTGAGACCTCCAGTAGCAGAGTTTGGTTGAGAGATATCCATCTGTACGAGTAATGAGGGGCAGTTATATAACAGAACACACAAGATAAAAGTACCACAATGAAATAAATAGTTAGTATCAATAACAGACCTCAATATGAACCCAAACTCGTTGTCCAAGCATTTGACCAAAAGGTGACACCAATCTCCAATATGAAAAATACCTACCAGGCAAGGCACTGCCGGTGAGGTGAGATCAACTGCAACATCAACTTCCTTGTTCACAGAAATTCCATCAACAGGAATCTGCATGGATTGAGATTCTAACTTCATGGCTCATCTAGTAAGTTGAAAATGGTAGTTCTTTGCAAGGACAGTAGTCCTTGTTAGCAAATTTATCACCACCAGCCCAAACAAGCTTTGTTCTGTAAGGCCATCGGGTAGTACCATTATTTTGCATCCGCCATATCTTAGTAAAACAAGTCGAAGGAGGCATCAAGGTTCCATCTAACACAGTTATATTCTGATAAAGCAACTTTCTAATTTTGGTCTTGAACGCCTCACACCAAAACCATGTAAATGAGGTGAGGAGATCCGATGTCTAGAATGCTGGAATTAAGAATGCAGAAGCAGTTAGCGCATCTTATATTATGAAATTAAATTAAGTAAATAGACGATTAGACTATGCTGTATTATGAGATAAATGAACCATGTCAATCCTGGTAAAGTCAGCTTCTTTACTCGTCTTAGAGAAACAAACGGTACATAAATCATAGTCTTCCTTCCTGCAAAGCCAAAAACAATATTAAAATATAAGAAGATTCACAGTGAACAGCATTATCAAACAATTAAAGGTATGTATTGCATTACACATTAGAGATCTGAATCATGGACCAATGATTGGGTACATTCCACAGCCATCACATCTAATTCCCCTGTGAAAAGGATGGCCATTATCATTATATACATCATCCCTCTGGTTAGAATGGCCAACGGAGTGCAAGCCATTTGGAGAAGGAAGATCAGCTGTAGCTGTAGTGCCATGCTGCTTGCCTCCCTAGAAACTAAAGTCAGTTAGTGCTCTCGAAGGGGCTGCACCAGTTGGAGGTTGTTTACTGTTGTCACCAGCCACCATGCCAATAAATCCATGCACATTAGTCGGGGAAGGAGAAGGATTAAATGTTTCATTATTTTGTTCTGCAATCTGCTCACACGGCACAATGGAGTTAGCAGCCATAACAGATTTTCCATTACAACCAAAACTACCACTTTCCTTTTGATGATCAGAGAAGTGAGAACTCATTGGTAATCAAAATGATGTCAGGGTGCCCAGATGCTTGCTCAAATGTTGGAAAATGAGAACTATATTTGTTAAAATCATGAGAGGTACGAGTCTTAACTATACCAACCTGATTTCCATTACCACACTCATGCTCATGCAGGTTCTCTGAAACTGGATCAGAATTGTTGATACTGGAGCAGAGGTACTTGGAAATTATGGTTCCTGCTGATGTTATGATTCTTTGGCTGACTTGTCAACTGAGTAGGTGTTCCTGATGATTCACCAGTTGAGCTGTTGACAGTCTGACTACAACTCGGTATTTCTAACTTGGAAAAGTGGTCTAGAACATCAGCTATTGCTGGTGCAGATGATGCAGCCTTTGAAAGGAAATCATGAGAGATGTTGGAAAGTACGGTACAAAATTGTTCAGGGACAGATCTGAATGCTTCATTAATAACAGAACTAAATTCAAATGGCTGCTTATCTACTTGTGGTGGCACTGCAATTGCAGAGCTCATGTTCTCATGTTTCAGGTCATGCCCATCACTAGCATTTGATCTCAACAAAACACTGATCCTAAGAGGATTCAAGGGTTGATTAATTGCAGTTTCatgcaactcatcatcatcatctagtgCTACAATGTCACCATCTACATCAATATAGATATGAACAAAATCAGCTTCTGGACTGAGCTTGAAAAGGTTGATAATCTTCTTTCTCAGTCTAGTCATGTTGTGGTCTATCATGTCTCCATAGATGCAGGTACTAAACCATTTGAGTGTTTCACCACACTTTACCTGGAAATTACAAATGAATGAAATGAATACAAAGACAACTTGCAAAAGAAATCTGACAGACAGATGAAAACAAAAAGGTGCATAGTAAGAAACTAAAATAGAACAACAAGGGAAGAATGAAAAAAAGAAAGCAAATGTATCCTAATATGTTTTCTTTATGATATGATAAAAGAGCAGAATTTTTTTATGCCACGAAACAGGCTGATAGACCTCGGCTAAAAATGAGGTCATGCAAGTTCATGTCCATATTAATCTAATTACAAAATATAAGAAAGTCCAAAAGTTTTGCAAGCAGAAAGGGTGGAACTTGCTTCTTTCTCTGAAGAGGAATAATGAGTCAAACCACACACATCTAACTAGCAGTCTTAGTTAGAAAATTTGCTCTTCTAGAGTAAGATTTTAGACCTATATCTGTCATCAGAGATATTTCTTCTGCACAGAAAAAGACATTTTAAAATAGCATATTTGCCATGAGTGAGGTTTCAAAATATTCTGGTTTAGAGTCTACTTGTGAAACATTTTTGAATAGGGGATTCTTTGAAGAAAAAGAAACTTATGAGCCGCATTTGACCATCAATACAAGATCACTCATATAACAAGAATAAGTAATCACGAGAAACAAATATCTGCACACAACTTCGACAGAAAATGAAAGTTTAAATCAGTGGGTAGTGCATCAATGCATTATTAGTTGAGCAAGGATTTTGTGAAGTACTCAAAACAATCAATGAATTTTTTCCTCTGTTGAAATGGACAACAAAAAGTAACACTTCCTGAAACAGCCAATATGAAATCATTTGGTACATTGCAAGTCAACTATAGAAGTCACTTTCACCAGAAGTAATCAAATAAACTTTTATAACTAATTTTCACTTCAACAACATTAGACCATGGATAGCTGAGGTCATCATAAGGAGACTATGTTATTTCAGGACTCGCAACTGACCGGCCACAGCCAATGAGCGATGATTGGTAACTGACTGGACCAGCACAGGACCAACAATTGCTGATAGTTGGCTGATTGACAGATCAATAACCAGCCACCTAAAACCATCTGATCGGTTGCCCAATGGTTTGCAATCAATTGGTTGTCCGCACAACTTCAAGGAAACAAATAAATGGCATAACAAAATTCAATATATTTAAGTAATAAGATACAAATATTAATAAGGTGACTTCTTTTTTCATTTCCAGTTATAGGATCAAAAATGCCCTTGATCAAAAGGATTGGGAAAGTAACACGTTTATGAAAATTTCATGTCTGCACAACATAATATGAGGACAATATCACCAGTATGGACTAGTGAGCGACAATCTTAATTAGTAATGTACCCCATCCATGATAATATAACAATTTCATGACTACTGAATATTAAACTATCAGCAAAAAATACTGACAAAACAGATATAATCTAACTTCAAGTATCCTACCATCATGCAGGATAGGTAATCATGACAATGGCAGTTGCATGAACTTATGGCAACTTATCAGAAAGACCTTGGTTTCTGCAGAGGGCTCAAAGACCTTTTTCCTCAAGAAATTAACATGTATGTGGTTGCAAAGTCAAACAGTTAAGCTACGGAGCAAATAATGCTCATAAACAATAAAATGATTGCTGTAAATTAAAAAGGAATTACATCAAttgaatatttaaaaatttcTTGATAACTAACGATTAAAAAGATTAGAAACCATAAAGATGACTGAGAAATGAGAGAAGTACAGAGCACTAGCATTCTACAGGAAAAGGTAAAAAACAAGGatgtgttgggctgatggcccatattcagcccatgtgggctttatcagcccacagctcacaccccctcttaacctaaccctaattaagattaggggggtgtggtggctgcgttttagaggcagattaaagctataaaaaggcagcaacgaggcagatctttgtagcgacgagattccaaagagaagaaggagaacaaggcagaagaggaagagaaagaaagggaagaagacaaggacaacgcagagagactgttcacaatcatctagcagtgttctcatctcaggttagatcaaatctacagtaggctcttgctgtgattacttgggaggttttagatattgtgggcagtaacgtgatccttgtatcccagttattctcttgtggttgttgcttgggttttgggcaagagattgatatttgtatattcattattctcatagtggattatctctagtttgccccgtggtttttacccttcacattgaaggggttttccacgtatatcttggtgttctgtttgattgtgtttcaattttattccgctgcgtattttggtcttctagtatttgttcctatacaaaggttattcctgtttatatccccatcaactggtatcagagcggggttttggtgatttaatttttgtatttgaacatggaggccagtaatatttctcgcatgattagtttgaatggaaataattagatgatatggaaaccaagaatggaagatctcttgtattgcaaagatttgtatggacctttgcaaggggatagtgcaaaacctacaactatgatagatgatgagtggaagaggttagatcgaaaaacaattggatttattagacagtggcttgatgatagtgtatttcaccatgtttctactgaaatttctgcatattctctttggaaaaaattggaaagtctctatgaaagaaaaatagctggcaacaaagcttttttgatcagaaaacttgtgaacctaaaatatagagagggtgcttctattgctgagcatttgaatgaaatgcagagtattactaaccagttatcctctatgagaatgtctcttgatgatgagttgcaggcattgttacttctcagttcattaccagaaagttgggagacactggtggtttcccttagtaattctgcgccagatggtattgtcactatgagtcaagtaacaagcagtttgttgaatgaggagttgagaagaaagagttcggcaacatctcagaatgattcacaggcacttatctcagagaatagaggaaggtcaaagtctagaagcagttcacgtatgggtaggagcaagtcaagatcaagaaaagatattgtttgctataactgtggtgagaaaggacattacaagaaccaatgtaagcaacctaagaagaacaagaaaaagggaaaagaagtggagtctacagagtcaaaggataatactacagctacagtgcagggtggtgattatttgattttgtctccttctgatgatattttttcttgtgtgtgtcaggatcttgagtgggtgattgacacaggtgcttcttatcatgctacaccacggagggagttttttgctacatacaggtctggaaactttggtgttgtcaagatgggcaactatggcacagcagacatcattggcatgggtgatatccatttaaagaccaaccttggctgtaagttggtacttaaggatg is from Musa acuminata AAA Group cultivar baxijiao chromosome BXJ1-6, Cavendish_Baxijiao_AAA, whole genome shotgun sequence and encodes:
- the LOC135676602 gene encoding protein JOKA2-like, with the translated sequence MGPRANERDFVIKVKCGETLKWFSTCIYGDMIDHNMTRLRKKIINLFKLSPEADFVHIYIDVDGDIVALDDDDELHETAINQPLNPLRISVLLRSNASDGHDLKHENMSSAIAVPPQVDKQPFEFSSVINEAFRSVPEQFCTVLSNISHDFLSKAASSAPAIADVLDHFSKLEIPSCSQTVNSSTGESSGTPTQLTSQPKNHNISRNHNFQVPLLQYQQF